A single genomic interval of Nitrospinota bacterium harbors:
- a CDS encoding radical SAM protein translates to MADVFGIDSHKLNYHLSRVNDWLERKEVYPIYLEISPAGACNHRCTFCAVDYIGYQTVFLDPDILKSRLSEMGRLGVKSIMYAGEGEPLLHKKLPEIIRHTKDSGIDISITTNAVALTQAWALEAMSSITWIKTSINAGTPETYAQIHQTKPEDFHKVLSNLETAVKIRNQKNWDCTLGSQMVLLPENEKEALLLAKTMKTVGCDYLVIKPYSQHNSSITRTYEGVDYSESKYLKEDLAALNDGQFSVVFRENTLNKLFEKDHYYDKCSATPYFWGYIMADGSLYGCSAYLLDERFCYGNINEHSFQEIWEGEKRRRNIEFVENELNIKDCRKNCRMDSANRYLWDLTHPPEHVNFI, encoded by the coding sequence GGTATAGACAGCCACAAACTCAATTATCACCTGTCCCGAGTGAACGATTGGCTGGAGCGAAAAGAGGTTTACCCGATTTATCTGGAAATCTCCCCAGCCGGGGCGTGCAATCACAGATGTACTTTTTGCGCAGTCGATTACATTGGCTACCAAACCGTGTTTCTGGACCCTGACATATTAAAAAGCCGTTTGTCGGAAATGGGCCGTCTGGGAGTCAAAAGCATCATGTACGCTGGCGAGGGCGAGCCACTTTTACACAAAAAGTTGCCGGAAATCATTCGCCACACCAAAGACTCCGGGATTGATATTTCGATCACCACAAATGCTGTAGCTTTGACCCAGGCCTGGGCATTGGAAGCAATGAGTTCGATCACCTGGATCAAAACCAGTATCAATGCAGGAACGCCGGAGACCTACGCCCAAATCCACCAGACCAAACCCGAAGATTTTCACAAGGTTCTGTCTAATCTAGAAACCGCCGTGAAAATCCGCAATCAAAAAAACTGGGATTGCACTCTTGGGTCTCAAATGGTGCTGTTGCCGGAAAACGAAAAGGAAGCATTGCTTCTCGCCAAAACCATGAAAACCGTGGGTTGTGATTATTTGGTGATCAAACCCTACTCCCAACACAATTCCAGTATCACCCGGACTTATGAGGGAGTCGACTATTCAGAATCGAAGTACCTTAAAGAGGATCTGGCAGCGTTAAACGATGGCCAGTTTTCTGTGGTCTTCCGTGAAAACACTTTAAACAAGCTCTTTGAAAAAGATCATTATTACGACAAATGCAGCGCCACGCCTTATTTTTGGGGATACATTATGGCGGACGGTTCCCTGTATGGGTGCAGTGCCTATCTTCTGGATGAGCGATTCTGCTACGGAAACATTAATGAGCATTCCTTTCAGGAAATTTGGGAAGGAGAGAAGCGTCGACGCAATATTGAATTTGTCGAGAACGAACTCAACATAAAAGA